The genomic segment TAATATATGGAAAAATCTTCGGCTGCTGGGCGACAACCATTGAATCGATATTTATTATTCTGTAACCGGCTTTTCTTAATAAATTACATGTTTCTTTAAGTAAAATCAAACTGGAAATGTTTTTATATTTTTTACTTGTATTAGGAAAATGCTGCCCTATATCACCAAGATTCGATGCACCGAGAAGCGAATCACAAATTGCATGCAAAAGAACATCACCATCAGAATGGGCAAATAACCCTTTAGAAAAAGGTATCTTTACACCACCCAACAAAAGAGGCTTGCCTTTGACTAATTTGTGAATATCGTAACCAAAACCGACCCGAATACTGCTAAATGCGTTCATGTGTTCACGTGTTCAAATGTTCATGTATTAAAAAACATTTAATTCGTTTCTTTATTAAACATTTTACTTTGACTTCATCGCGGAGCGAGGGAGAAATTTCTGAAGAGCCTGAATTTGCGACTTATTCGTTCCAGGAGCAAATGCTAGAGCGACCTCAAGGGAGCGTCTCGAAGAAATTTACTCCCGTGCATATATTTAATATTAGAGCGAAGCAAGAAATTTTCGCAGAGCCTAGATTTGCGACTACTCTTTCAAGAGCAAATCTCAGAGCGAGTTGGTGCCGAGCGACTCAAGAAAATTTACTTGCGAGCGATATCTTGTTTGGTTGTTATCTTTATATTTTTATAGTCACCTGTTATAACTTTTACTTTTTTACCTAACTTTTCAACAAGTGCTGAATCATCAGTCGAAAAATATTTAGCTTCAAACGCCTTTTTATATGCTTTCATTATAAGCGAATATTTAAATGTTTGCGGTGTTTGGGCAAGAAAAATATTTTTTCTTTCAGGAGTAGAAATTACATATCCATTTTTGACAATTTTTACCGTATCTTTAACCGGAACAACCGCAACACAAGCACTGCTTTTTCTTGCTGTTGAAATACTGTCTTTAATGATTTTATCTGATATGAACGGACGGACCCCGTCATGAATAACAACAATATCCGTATCTGCCGAAAGTGCTGATAACCCGTTATACACAGAGTGCTGCCTTGTTGCTCCCCCTGCAATAATTTTAACACGGGTTGAAAAATTAAATTTTCGCTTTAAATCTTCTTTTGGCAAGACAACAACTATTTCTTTTATCTGTTGAATTTTTAAAAATATGGAGAGCGTTATTTCCAATACTTGTTTTTTGCCGTCTATCTGAAGCAGAACAAACTGTTTTTTTGAACCGAACCTCTTACCTCTTCCGGCTGCAACTATAACTGCGGCTATTCTCATAAAAATACTTATCTTTCCGCCTCTTCCTTGAAATTGGCAAAAATCATTCTCCCGGTTGATGTCTGCAAAACATTTGACACAACAACGTCAACTTTTTTACCAAGAAATCCCCGACCATTTTCAACAACAATCATAGTCCCGTCATCCAAATATGCAATTGCCTGTTTTTTTTCTTTTCCTTCCTTCATAAGGTAAATATTAAGTGTTTCACCCGGAAGCAGTACAGGCTTCACAACTCCCGCCAATTCATTAATATTCAACACCGCAACACCATGTACAGAAGCAACCTTATTAAGATTAAAATCGGTTGTGATAATTTTTGCTTTCAGGTCCTCGGCTAGTTTCAGCACTTTTGCATCTGTTTGTTTTATCTCAGGATAATCTTTTTCAAAAATCTTTACAACTACTTTTTGATTTTGCCGGATTTTACCAAGCAACTCAAGTCCCCGCCGCCCGCGCTGCCTCTTTATTGAATCTGCTGAATCCGCTAATGTTTGCAACTCTGAAACTATAAATTCAGGAACTACAATTATCCCTGAAATAAAATTTGTCTCTACAACATCTAAAATTCTCCCGTCAATAATTGCCGATGTGTCTAATATTTTTAAATCATCCTGCCTTTTTTTAGATGATAGATGTATATCCTTATCTAACAAAGAAAGCTCTTCTTTTTTTCTTATTGCAATTATAAAACCTAAATATGCAAGAATTATTTTTATAAAAATAGAATATGTTTTCATAAATGCATCTAATTTTACATCTTCCATCAAATAAACTGAATAATCTAGAAGTTTTGCAGTAATCAATCCAAGAATTGCACCGAGACAGCCCGCGACAATTGAGTCAAGCGGTATCATTTCAATAATAATTTCCACAAAAATAACAACTAATGCCGTACCAACTCCTATTAAAATTCCTTTTGCATCTTTTGAAATCTGGAACCAGCCGACAATAGGTCCTGCGATAATAATAAACGATCTAATTAACCAAATAAACATAAAACCCCCAAAAGCGTCATAGCGTCCTTAACATCATAGAGTCTGTTAAGTCAAATCTCCAATCCCACAATCCCACGACCCCACGACCCTCTGACTCTACGACGCTTTCAACTTTTAATTTTTTCTATTGCTTCAAATACTGTTTCAACAGGAATGATTTTCATTCCTGATTTTCCATCAATTCCTTTTGAGTTTACTTTCGGAATTATACACT from the Elusimicrobiota bacterium genome contains:
- a CDS encoding PIN domain nuclease, encoding MFIWLIRSFIIIAGPIVGWFQISKDAKGILIGVGTALVVIFVEIIIEMIPLDSIVAGCLGAILGLITAKLLDYSVYLMEDVKLDAFMKTYSIFIKIILAYLGFIIAIRKKEELSLLDKDIHLSSKKRQDDLKILDTSAIIDGRILDVVETNFISGIIVVPEFIVSELQTLADSADSIKRQRGRRGLELLGKIRQNQKVVVKIFEKDYPEIKQTDAKVLKLAEDLKAKIITTDFNLNKVASVHGVAVLNINELAGVVKPVLLPGETLNIYLMKEGKEKKQAIAYLDDGTMIVVENGRGFLGKKVDVVVSNVLQTSTGRMIFANFKEEAER
- the ispD gene encoding 2-C-methyl-D-erythritol 4-phosphate cytidylyltransferase — translated: MRIAAVIVAAGRGKRFGSKKQFVLLQIDGKKQVLEITLSIFLKIQQIKEIVVVLPKEDLKRKFNFSTRVKIIAGGATRQHSVYNGLSALSADTDIVVIHDGVRPFISDKIIKDSISTARKSSACVAVVPVKDTVKIVKNGYVISTPERKNIFLAQTPQTFKYSLIMKAYKKAFEAKYFSTDDSALVEKLGKKVKVITGDYKNIKITTKQDIARK
- the ispF gene encoding 2-C-methyl-D-erythritol 2,4-cyclodiphosphate synthase, with the translated sequence MRVGFGYDIHKLVKGKPLLLGGVKIPFSKGLFAHSDGDVLLHAICDSLLGASNLGDIGQHFPNTSKKYKNISSLILLKETCNLLRKAGYRIINIDSMVVAQQPKIFPYIKEMKNKISKIVANVNISVKATTNEGIGDIGKGKAICAYAVCLIEKC